A window of the Miscanthus floridulus cultivar M001 chromosome 14, ASM1932011v1, whole genome shotgun sequence genome harbors these coding sequences:
- the LOC136503097 gene encoding uncharacterized protein, protein MPKSTLHDRLKEGKFRRHTNAIKFTLTEQNMKERVRFCVNMLDSQSIPDDPTFKSLYNVIYIDEKWFYRTKKNQIYYLAPGKQIPRRTVKSKNFIEKMMFLGVKTRPRFENGVCIFDGKIGIFPFTYLEPAKRRSPNRPRRTMQLKAMTSVTRDTIRKLLIEKVLPAIKEKWHAEEQGCRIFIQQHNAKTDIAVDDPDFCRAAQADGWDIRLMCQPPNSPDLNILDLGFFAALQALFEKSSPSNIQEIESNVIKAYLEYQVDRSNRVFLTLQGCMIEIMRAKGGQHYAIPHMKKGTLERIHQLPIRQQVDQEIYQDAVNFIAA, encoded by the exons ATGCCAAAGAGCACATTGCATGACCGGCTCAAAGAAGGAAAGTTTAGGCGTCATACAAATGCCATAAAGTTCACCTTAACAGAACAAAACATGAAGGAACGTGTGCGATTTTGCGTAAATATGCTTGACAGTCAAAGCATACCAGATGATCCAACCTTCAAATCTTTATACAATGTCATTTACATAGATGAGAAATGGTTCTATAGGACAAAGAAAAACCAAATTTATTACTTGGCGCCTGGCAAACAGATCCCTCGAAGAACTGTGAAGAGCAAAAATTTCATTGAAAAGATGATGTTTTTAGGCGTGAAAACCCGCCCAAGATTTGAGAATGGCGTATGCATATTTGATGGCAAGATAGGGATTTTTCCCTTCACTTACTTGGAGCCAGCCAAGAGGCGAAGTCCCAATAGGCCTAGGA GAACCATGCAGCTGAAGGCCATGACATCGGTCACGAGAGATACTATCCGAAAGCTTCTCATTGAAAAGGTCTTGCCGGCCATCAAAGAAAAATGGCATGCTGAAGAACAAGGATGTCGTATATTCATCCAACAACATAACGCGAAGACGGATATTGCAGTTGATGATCCAGATTTTTGTCGTGCTGCACAAGCAGATGGGTGGGATATACGGCTAATGTGTCAGCCACCCAACTCTCCGGATCTTAATATTTTGGATCTAGGTTTTTTTGCAGCTCTGCAGGCATTGTTTGAAAAGTCATCTCCATCAAACATCCAAGAAATTGAGTCGAATGTGATCAAAGCATATTTAGAATATCAGGTGGACAGGTCAAACCGAGTATTCCTAACACTGCAGGGGTGCATGATAGAGATTATGCGTGCAAAAGGAGGGCAACATTATGCTATCCCTCATATGAAGAAGGGTACATTAGAGAGAATTCATCAACTTCCAATAAGGCAACAAGTAGATCAGGAAATTTATCAAGATGCAGTGAATTTCATCGCTGCATAG